The following are from one region of the Sorghum bicolor cultivar BTx623 chromosome 2, Sorghum_bicolor_NCBIv3, whole genome shotgun sequence genome:
- the LOC8079001 gene encoding NDR1/HIN1-like protein 6 — protein sequence EGIVFAVLNLRGRGCCCRLLCCAVVTAVVLAVLAAAAVGALYLALDPKAPRYSVDRLSVSAFQVDPSTVTAQARFDVTVTAANPNSRIGIQYEPGSSLRVWYQSYRLERGALPAFYQGHRNTTVLPPALAGEVQLATAVVSGLQDAQRTGAVPLVFRADVPVRVEVGSFKGREKSSQS from the coding sequence GAAGGAATAGTTTTTGCAGTACTCAATTTGCGCGGCCGGGGTTGCTGCTGCCGGCTCCTCTGCTGCGCGGTGGTCACCGCGGTCGTGCTGGCGGTGCTCGCCGCGGCGGCCGTCGGCGCGCTGTACCTAGCGCTCGACCCCAAGGCGCCGCGGTACTCGGTGGACCGCCTCTCCGTGTCTGCGTTCCAGGTCGACCCGTCGACGGTGACGGCGCAGGCGAGGTTCGACGTGACGGTGACGGCGGCGAACCCGAACTCCCGGATCGGCATCCAGTACGAGCCCGGGTCCAGCCTCAGGGTGTGGTACCAGTCGTACCGCCTGGAGCGCGGCGCGCTGCCGGCGTTCTACCAGGGCCACCGCAACACCACGGTGCTGCCGCCGGCGTTGGCCGGGGAGGTGCAGCTGGCCACCGCCGTCGTGTCCGGTTTGCAGGACGCGCAGCGGACGGGCGCCGTGCCGCTCGTGTTCCGCGCCGACGTCCCCGTGCGCGTCGAGGTCGGCAGCTTCAAGGGCAGGGAGAAGTCCAGTCAAAGTTAG
- the LOC8060636 gene encoding S phase cyclin A-associated protein in the endoplasmic reticulum — MDNDNGDVDDLGSGWFEVKKKHRSSSKYTLQRSSGGSSHKIPNLPSRSRANCNSDSSRWHDKLQHPPPSINANVGVDESGSGETTNVHGKGCNDVGTSASGPNSGLNASASEDIVERPEELVVAEETSEPPKTDADHVDPSLPHEPTTCSDSPAKRADLSQHVKCSPKTGSVGVLSNTPVKFGDFDEIPGLSVPSDSYIDNNSSRGHRHSEDVAHLKNTQKDASELKAETDTCTTIDEASPIMIQGTETPNDGKSISNVGGLIASADSVSLSCSNNDHVVPVTSSSVASMEGRSLLHDQAPASADFGSETAESKERFRQRLWCFLFENLNRSVDELYLLCELECDMEQINESILVLEEAISDFQELKSRAEHFDNTKKSPGVPKDGMPMAVKADHRRPHALSWEVRRMTSSPHRQEILSSSLEAFQRIQLELACKQAGITAERFTSSSSEEVLGSLSKLTTASATVRNISLKVESQVKLPDTSEKKIAGEKLSRDAFKSGKSYPQSMPSYSARSRRGSLEPISEIENLNSKKDRELPENKFDRLKSSDVKKSTAHLEKEKQITAPWKSMDAWKEKRNWEDILKSPVRSSRVSHSPGVGRKVTDRARVLHDKLMSPEKKKRSALDMKKEAEEKHARALRIRSQLESERVQRLQRTSEKLHRVNEWQAVRSSKLREVMNARHQRGESRHEAYLAQVAKRAGDETTKVNEVRFITSLNEENKKFLLRQKLHDSEMRRAEKLQVIKTKQKEDTAREEAVLERRKFLEAEKMQRLAEIQRKKEEAIFRREEERKASSAAREARAAEQQRRKEIRAKAQQEEAELLAQKLAEKLRESEQRRKYYLEQIRERASMDLRDQPSPFQRRFPSKDGQNRSSSANSGEDSQTTGNSSAADSMAKSSNNVQTKRRIKKIRQRLMALKHEFIEPSIGESTGITHRAALGAAKAKLSRWLQDLQRLRQARKEGAASIGLIVSDITKYLEGKDLELHASRQVGLLDFIASALPASHTSKPGACQVTVYLLRLLRVLLSLPANRTYFLVQNLLPPIIPMLSASLENYIKVAASNSGSSNLLLSNKTSTENTESSGEVLDGFLWTVTMIVGHVHINDEQLQMQGGLIELIVAYQIIHRLRDLFALYDRPQVEGSPLPSSILFGLNLLSVLTSKPGNFSTIDWESCKCRTLGGNIVQEYEYLSSQDSVGCQSMTLDQSGDAKSPTIYSELAEDSKSCKQNDLSIPVDRKLVDDASKDLLVISAGLNNSAMQPSDSGITTEKHSESPSQRDENSTVDSFLEGRKVNNVCALYNSPGKGNETNLKQPVMLLLSAMAETGLVSLPSLLTAVLLQANNNRSSSEQTLSILPSNFEEVATGVLKVLNNMARLDITLLQHMLARSDLKMEFFHLISFLLSHCMNKWRVPNDQVGLLLLESLLLLGYFSLFHAGNQAVLRWGKSPTILHKVCDLPFVFFSDPELMPILAAALIAVCYGCDQNRSVVQQEISTDMLSCLLKSCQTSGSNSPDSTAVDGSGNNSSESILDIRNSQGDIPTRSSRKIGRPVVGKGVAGGIRFNRNKVLKDGRGARAVDDGPLKQRAQEASSSFMLHRKIPASFLDRAEEFFCRET, encoded by the exons ATGGATAATGACAATGGCGATGTAGATGACCTGGGATCAGGGTGGTTTGAAGTGAAAAAG AAGCATCGGTCGAGTTCAAAATACACATTGCAGAGGTCTTCAGGTGGTTCCAGCCACAAAATTCCGAACTTACCATCACGGTCACGGGCTAATTGTAACAGTGACAGTtcaaggtggcatgacaagctGCAACACCCACCTCCGAGCATAAATGCTAATGTTGGTGTTGATGAATCTGGTAGTGGAGAAACAACAAATGTTCATGGTAAAGGATGCAATGATGTAGGCACTAGTGCCAGTGGCCCGAATAGTGGCTTAAATGCTTCAGCCTCAGAGGATATAGTAGAAAGACCTGAAGAACTGGTGGTGGCTGAAGAAACAAGTGAACCTCCCAAAACTGATGCTGATCATGTAGATCCTTCACTGCCTCATGAACCCACCACCTGTTCAGACAGTCCTGCAAAGCGTGCAGATCTTTCTCAGCATGTAAAATGTTCTCCAAAAACTGGGTCAGTAGGTGTTTTGTCCAATACACCTGTCAAGTTTGGTGACTTTGATGAAATTCCAGGTCTTTCGGTACCTTCAGATTCATACATAGATAATAATTCTTCTAGAGGCCACAGGCATAGCGAAGATGTTGCACATTTAAAAAATACGCAAAAAGATGCAAGTGAACTCAAAGCAGAGACGGACACTTGTACTACAATTGATGAGGCATCTCCAATTATGATACAGGGAACAGAGACACCCAATGATGGTAAGAGTATTTCAAATGTTGGTGGTTTAATAGCCTCAGCTGACTCTGTTTCCCTATCCTGCTCCAATAATGATCATGTTGTTCCAGTTACATCTTCATCTGTTGCTTCCATGGAAGGTAGATCGTTACTTCATGACCAAGCACCCGCTTCTGCAGATTTTGGATCTGAAACTGCTGAGAGCAAAGAAAGATTCAGGCAGAGGCTATGGTGTTTTCTTTTTGAGAATCTGAATAGGTCTGTTGATGAACTTTACCTCCTCTGTGAACTAGAATGTGACATGGAACAGATTAATGAATCCATACTTGTCCTTGAAGAAGCTATTTCTGATTTTCAAGAACTTAAATCCAGAGCAGAGCATTTTGATAATACCAAAAAATCTCCTGGTGTACCAAAGGACGGCATGCCAATGGCTGTGAAAGCTGACCATAGGAGACCTCATGCCTTGTCTTGGGAG GTGAGAAGGATGACAAGTTCTCCACACAGGCAAGAAATACTGTCTTCATCTCTAGAGGCCTTCCAGAGAATCCAATTGGAACTGGCATGCAAGCAGGCTGGTATAACAGCAGAGAGATTTACATCCAGCTCTTCTGAAGAAGTTTTGGGTAGCTTGTCAAAGCTGACTACAGCATCGGCAACTGTTAGGAATATAAGTTTGAAAGTTGAGAGTCAGGTGAAACTTCCTGATACTAGTGAGAAAAAGATTGCTGGCGAGAAGCTAAGTAGGGATGCATTCAAGTCTGGTAAATCATATCCACAAAGTATGCCTTCCTATTCTGCAAGGAGTAGAAGAGGGTCACTAGAACCAATCTCTGAAATAGAGAATCTCAACTCTAAGAAGGACAGGGAGTTGCCAGAAAACAAATTTGACAGGCTCAAGTCAAGTGATGTTAAAAAGAGTACAGCTCATCTTGAAAAGGAAAAGCAAATTACAGCACCTTGGAAGTCTATGGATGCCTGGAAGGAGAAAAGAAACTGGGAAGATATACTGAAATCTCCTGTACGGAGTTCTCGTGTTTCTCATTCTCCTGGTGTTGGAAGAAAAGTTACAGACCGTGCTCGTGTTCTACATGACAAGTTGATGTctcctgaaaagaaaaaaagaagtgctttggatatgaaaaaagaagcagaagaaaAGCATGCACGAGCGCTGCGAATCAGGAGTCAACTAGAGAGCGAGAGGGTTCAGAGGCTACAACGTACCTCTGAAAAGTTGCATCGTGTAAATGAGTGGCAGGCTGTGCGCAGCTCAAAACTGCGAGAAGTAATGAATGCACGCCATCAACGCGGCGAATCTCGTCACGAAGCATATCTTGCTCAGGTTGCAAAAAGAGCTGGCGATGAGACTACTAAGGTCAATGAGGTCCGTTTTATTACATCACTGAATGAAGAAAACAAGAAATTCTTGCTGAGGCAGAAACTTCATGATTCTGAAATGCGGAGAGCTGAAAAGCTACAGGTGATCAAAACAAAGCAAAAGGAGGACACTGCAAGGGAAGAAGCTGTTTTGGAACGAAGAAAGTTCCTTGAAGCTGAGAAGATGCAGCGCCTTGCTGAAATACAGcgcaagaaagaagaagctatttTCAGAAGAGAAGAGGAGCGCAAAGCATCTAGTGCTGCACGAGAAGCAAGGGCTGCAGAACAACAACGTCGAAAAGAGATAAGAGCAAAAGCGCAACAAGAGGAAGCTGAACTTTTAGCCCAAAAGTTAGCTGAAAAGCTTCGTGAAAGTGAGCAGCGCCGCAAGTATTACCTAGAACAAATACGGGAGCGAGCCTCAATGGATCTTAGGGATCAGCCTTCACCTTTTCAGCGTCGCTTTCCAAGTAAAGATGGCCAAAACCGTTCTAGTTCTGCTAACAGCGGAGAAGATTCACAGACAACTGGCAATTCTAGCGCTGCAGATTCTATGGCTAAGTCATCAAATAATGTGCAGACAAAACGAAGGATTAAAAAGATTCGCCAGAGATTAATGGCTCTAAAGCATGAATTTATTGAACCATCCATAGGTGAAAGTACAGGAATCACACACAGGGCTGCCCTTGGAGCTGCCAAAGCTAAGTTAAGTAGATGGCTTCAAGACCTTCAGAGACTTCGTCAAGCTAGAAAAGAAGGTGCTGCCAGTATCGGTTTGATTGTCAGTGACATAACAAAG TATTTAGAAGGGAAGGATCTTGAGCTGCATGCATCAAGACAAGTTGGTTTGCTTGACTTCATTGCGTCTGCATTACCTGCATCACATACTTCAAAGCCTGGAGCTTGTCAAGTCACTGTGTACCTTTTGCGCCTGTTGAGAGTGCTGCTCTCACTTCCAGCTAATCGAACTTATTTTCTAGTACAGAATCTTTTACCCCCAATTATTCCCATGCTATCAGCATCGCTGGAAAATTATATTAAGGTGGCAGCATCCAACTCTGGAAGTTCAAATCTTCTTCTGTCTAATAAAACATCAACTGAGAATACAGAGTCATCAGGTGAAGTGTTAGATGGCTTTTTATGGACTGTGACAATGATTGTTGGCCATGTACACATCAATGATGAACAACTTCAAATGCAGGGAGGTTTGATAGAACTGATTGTAGCTTATCAAATAATACATCGTCTGCGAGATCTGTTTGCCCTTTATGATAGGCCACAGGTGGAAGGATCCCCACTCCCATCATCTATACTGTTTGGTCTCAACCTTTTGTCCGTCTTAACATCAAAACCCGGAAATTTCTCTACTATTGATTGGGAGTCCTGCAAATGCAGGACACTAGGTGGAAATATAGTGCAAGAATATGAATATCTTAGTTCACAGGACAGTGTGGGGTGCCAATCAATGACACTTGATCAGTCTGGTGATGCCAAATCACCAACCATATACAGTGAACTGGCTGAAGATAGcaaatcctgtaaacaaaatgaCTTGAGCATTCCTGTGGACAGAAAATTGGTTGATGATGCTAGTAAAGACTTATTAGTGATCTCTGCTGGCCTGAACAACTCAGCAATGCAACCGTCTGATTCGGGCATTACTACAGAGAAGCATTCTGAAAGTCCTAGCCAGAGAGATGAAAATAGCACAGTGGACAGTTTTCTTGAAGGAAGAAAGGTGAATAATGTATGTGCATTGTATAATAGTCCTGGAAAAGGCAATGAGACGAATCTTAAGCAGCCTGTAATGCTCTTACTTTCTGCAATGGCTGAGACTGGCCTTGTTAGTCTACCATCACTTCTGACTGCCGTGTTGCTCCAGGCAAACAACAACAGGTCATCATCGGAACAG ACATTGTCGATTCTTCCGTCAAATTTTGAAGAAGTAGCCACTGGTGTATTGAAAGTTTTGAATAATATGGCGCGTTTGGATATAACCCTTTTGCAGCACATGCTG GCTAGATCAGATCTAAAGATGGAGTTCTTCCATTTAATCAGCTTCCTTCTGAGTCATTGCATGAACAAATGGAGAGTGCCAAACGATCAG GTTGGTTTGCTGCTTCTAGAGTCGCTGCTACTTCTTGGCTACTTTTCTTTGTTCCATGCTGGGAACCAAGCTGTTCTTCGGTGGGGAAAGAGTCCCACCATACTTCACAAG GTGTGCGACCTGCCATTTGTTTTCTTCAGCGACCCCGAGTTGATGCCCATCTTGGCTGCTGCTCTGATCGCTGTTTGCTACGGTTGCGATCAGAACCGGAGTGTTGTACAGCAGGAAATAAGCACGGATATGCTGAGTTGCTTGCTCAAGTCCTGCCAAACTTCTGGATCAAATTCTCCAGATTCCACTGCTGTGGATGGTTCTGGAAACAATTCCAGTGAAAGCATTCTGGATATCAGGAACTCACAAGGTGACATCCCAACAAGGTCAAGCCGCAAAATCGGACGGCCAGTTGTTGGGAAGGGTGTTGCAGGGGGCATCAGATTCAACAGAAATAAGGTTCTGAAGGATGGTAGGGGAGCAAGAGCAGTTGACGATGGGCCTCTGAAGCAAAGAGCTCAAGAAGCTTCATCGAGCTTCATGTTGCATAGAAAGATCCCAGCTTCTTTCTTGGACAGAGCCGAGGAGTTCTTCTGCAGGGAGACATGA
- the LOC8060637 gene encoding putative protein TPRXL, producing MASNTNDPSNGLLINLPKNGNLPFCSHRRANLRGSFRLPSRDPDAVASSPARVNFHRRFPLSFRGKFLPGNNNKQGGNEKKCSKKRGMDAADDVVYGMSRASSALLSSASSLDSNTSSASSSSSASSRSSTASSSPSVSGVLYPPAVKRQASNNKRPASSSPAAGAAAVVLCLLMVVFCGRVGATLLTSTALYLFPRRWRPATTTRKEKKGAVDSRHRQASPRKRRRRRGRWLWRGPR from the exons ATGGCCTCAAAC ACAAATGACCCCTCCAATGGTTTGCTAATCAACTTACCAAAAAATGGCAACTTGCCATTCTGCAGCCATCGACGCGCAAATTTGCGCGGCTCGTTCCGCTTGCCATCGCGAGATCCCGACGCCGTGGCCTCCTCTCCCGCGCGAGTGAATTTTCATCGTCGGTTCCCGCTGTCGTTCCGGGGGAAGTTCTTGCCCGGTAATAACAACAAGCAGGGAGGCAACGAGAAGAAGTGTTCAAAGAAGCGGGGGATGGACGCAGCAGACGACGTCGTCTACGGCATGTCCAGGGCGTCGTCGGCGCTGCTGAGCTCCGCGTCGTCGCTGGACTCGAACACATCatcggcgtcgtcgtcgtcgtcggcgtcgtctCGCTCATCCACGGCCTCGTCCTCGCCGTCGGTCTCGGGGGTGCTTTACCCGCCGGCGGTCAAGCGGCAGGCGAGTAATAATAAGAGGCCCGCGTCGTCGTCCCCGGCGGCGGGCGCGGCTGCCGTGGTGCTGTGCCTCCTCATGGTGGTGTTCTGCGGCCGCGTCGGGGCCACGCTGCTCACGTCCACGGCGCTCTACCTCTTcccgcggcggtggcggcccgCGACGACGACGCGTAAGGAGAAGAAGGGCGCCGTCGACTCGCGTCATCGTCAAGCGTCGCCGAGGAAGAGGAGACGGCGGAGAGGAAGGTGGTTATGGAGGGGTCCTCGGTGA